A single Solidesulfovibrio fructosivorans JJ] DNA region contains:
- the msrB gene encoding peptide-methionine (R)-S-oxide reductase MsrB, whose amino-acid sequence MSLRKSISPTWSRIAMVLGLFALLVSAVPAFGAGQTAIRTETAMTSHTDADRQVATLAGGCFWCVESDLEKLPGVLDVVSGYTGGEEPHPDYEQVSSGRTGHYEAVQVFYDPARVSYRRILDAFLRHIDPTDPGGQFADRGRQYRTAIFYHTEAQKKEAEAALAELAATGRFDKPLVTAVLPFTFFTDAEAYHQNYYKTHKLQYQTYRRFSGRDQFLAQIWDNKPAAPEPKANGDWRHFQKPGVDVLSKRLTPLQFTVTQNEGTERPFDNAYWDNKAPGIYVDVVSGEPLFSSRDKYDSGTGWPSFTRPLAPDNIVTREDKRLFTTRTEVRSRHGDSHLGHVFKDGPAPTGLRYCMNSAALRFIPAKDMEAAGYGEFAKGLH is encoded by the coding sequence ATGTCCCTCCGAAAATCCATTTCGCCCACATGGTCCCGGATCGCCATGGTCCTGGGCCTGTTCGCGCTGCTTGTTTCCGCCGTCCCCGCTTTCGGGGCCGGCCAAACCGCAATCAGGACGGAGACCGCCATGACCAGCCACACCGACGCCGACCGGCAGGTGGCCACCCTTGCGGGGGGCTGCTTCTGGTGCGTGGAATCGGATCTGGAAAAGCTCCCCGGCGTCCTGGACGTCGTTTCGGGCTATACCGGCGGGGAGGAGCCCCACCCCGACTACGAACAGGTTTCCTCCGGCCGCACCGGCCACTACGAGGCCGTCCAGGTCTTTTACGATCCCGCGCGCGTAAGCTACCGCCGGATTCTGGACGCGTTTTTGCGCCATATCGACCCGACCGACCCGGGCGGCCAGTTCGCCGACCGGGGCCGGCAATACCGCACCGCCATCTTCTACCACACCGAAGCGCAGAAAAAGGAAGCCGAGGCCGCCCTGGCCGAGTTGGCCGCCACGGGCCGTTTCGACAAGCCGCTCGTCACGGCCGTCTTGCCCTTCACCTTTTTCACCGACGCCGAGGCCTATCACCAGAACTATTACAAGACCCACAAGCTCCAGTACCAGACCTACCGGCGCTTTTCCGGCCGCGACCAGTTTCTGGCCCAAATCTGGGACAACAAGCCCGCCGCGCCGGAGCCGAAGGCGAACGGCGATTGGCGGCATTTCCAAAAGCCCGGCGTCGACGTCCTGTCCAAGCGCCTGACGCCCCTGCAATTCACGGTCACCCAAAACGAAGGCACGGAGCGCCCCTTCGACAATGCCTATTGGGACAACAAGGCCCCCGGCATCTACGTGGACGTGGTGTCCGGCGAACCGCTCTTCAGCTCCCGCGACAAGTACGATTCGGGCACGGGCTGGCCGAGCTTCACCCGGCCGCTGGCGCCGGACAACATCGTCACGCGCGAGGACAAGCGTCTTTTCACCACACGCACCGAAGTGCGCAGCCGCCACGGCGACTCGCACCTGGGGCACGTTTTCAAGGACGGCCCCGCGCCGACTGGCCTTCGCTACTGCATGAATTCCGCCGCCCTGCGCTTCATTCCCGCCAAGGACATGGAGGCCGCCGGCTACGGCGAATTCGCCAAGGGCCTGCACTAG
- a CDS encoding response regulator: MRADGPDQAKSSLSVLVVDDNDINQLYMQHLLRKLGHEAVAAYDGRQALDALASQRFDIILMDVQLPDNNGLDLTRIIRDGKAGTANAPDIPILATTAFALSDDRARCLEAGMNDHLPKPLRAETLRQALEDWSRAPAGNGSGRQAPFDLAAFTRESRREFATEMLALFLELAEPRGRALRQALEDGNLEAAVAAAHDLAGMAGPIRANRLHESMKAVQEACLTGDLDLCRAIYARADSELDAVLGAVRAHPYLLAKGA; the protein is encoded by the coding sequence ATGCGCGCAGACGGGCCGGATCAGGCCAAGTCTTCCCTGTCCGTGCTGGTAGTGGACGACAACGACATCAACCAACTTTACATGCAGCATCTTTTGCGCAAGCTGGGGCACGAAGCGGTCGCGGCCTACGACGGACGGCAGGCGCTTGACGCCCTGGCCTCCCAACGCTTCGACATCATCCTCATGGATGTCCAGTTGCCGGACAACAACGGCCTGGACCTGACCCGGATCATTCGCGACGGCAAAGCCGGGACCGCCAATGCACCGGACATCCCCATCCTGGCCACCACCGCTTTCGCCCTGTCGGACGATCGCGCCCGGTGCCTGGAGGCGGGCATGAACGACCATCTGCCCAAGCCCCTGCGCGCCGAGACACTGCGCCAGGCCCTGGAAGACTGGTCCCGCGCGCCCGCTGGCAACGGCTCCGGCCGGCAAGCGCCCTTCGACCTGGCCGCCTTCACCCGCGAAAGCCGGCGGGAATTCGCCACGGAAATGCTCGCGCTCTTTCTGGAACTGGCCGAGCCCCGGGGGCGCGCCCTGCGCCAGGCCCTGGAAGACGGCAACCTGGAAGCCGCCGTGGCCGCGGCCCACGATCTGGCCGGCATGGCCGGCCCCATCCGGGCCAACCGGCTCCACGAAAGCATGAAGGCCGTCCAGGAAGCCTGTCTCACGGGCGATCTCGACCTCTGCCGCGCCATCTACGCCCGGGCCGACAGCGAACTGGACGCCGTGCTCGGGGCCGTGCGCGCCCATCCCTACCTCCTCGCCAAGGGCGCCTAA
- a CDS encoding HDOD domain-containing protein: MPVFSLADLQPGMVLAADAESPNGNHRLAGGTSLTETHLRLLRGWHLREIEVEDSQQAMDAGTDAVADTAQTVLARFAHLPGDNPFVAELRRQAMARADTFVSPKACLPTRRKLDAPAGVPAPEKILTGDPVLVSLPEVFMRIREVLSDPASTIEEAAAVIGKDPSLTAKLLKLVNSAFYARTLRVSGSLPPASVDTLTRAVMLLGLNQLSTLAMGVSVLPLFRDIPPDCVDLRQFWQHSVGVGLLAKILSARLGDPSPERYFVAGLLHDIGRLVLYKRIPDVSGEALARAAESGRHLVAVERETFGFDHAELGGMLLRKWRFPESLEQTVWRHHDPMVADLPLEPAIINVADMVAVATLPGGSGERLVPEFIPEAWRLAALTPSDLPEIVATAESHLEVVCAMFA; encoded by the coding sequence ATGCCAGTATTTTCCCTTGCCGATCTGCAGCCGGGCATGGTCCTGGCGGCGGACGCCGAAAGCCCCAACGGAAATCATCGCCTTGCCGGCGGCACCTCGCTGACGGAAACGCATCTCCGCCTGCTGCGCGGCTGGCATCTGCGTGAAATCGAGGTGGAGGACTCGCAACAGGCCATGGACGCCGGGACGGATGCCGTCGCGGACACCGCGCAAACCGTCCTGGCCCGATTCGCCCATCTGCCCGGAGACAATCCGTTCGTGGCCGAGTTGCGCCGCCAGGCCATGGCCCGGGCGGACACCTTCGTTTCGCCCAAGGCCTGCCTACCGACGCGCCGCAAACTCGACGCACCGGCCGGCGTGCCCGCACCGGAAAAAATCCTCACCGGCGATCCGGTCCTCGTCTCCCTGCCCGAAGTCTTCATGCGCATCCGGGAGGTCTTAAGCGACCCCGCCTCAACCATCGAAGAGGCGGCGGCGGTCATCGGCAAGGACCCGAGCCTGACGGCCAAACTCTTAAAGCTCGTCAACAGCGCTTTTTACGCCCGCACCCTGCGCGTCTCCGGCTCCCTGCCGCCGGCCTCCGTGGACACGCTGACCAGGGCGGTCATGCTGCTCGGGCTCAACCAGCTCTCCACCCTGGCCATGGGCGTTTCCGTGCTGCCCCTTTTTCGAGACATCCCGCCGGACTGCGTGGACCTGCGCCAGTTCTGGCAACACAGCGTCGGCGTGGGGCTCCTGGCCAAGATCCTGTCCGCCCGCCTGGGCGACCCGAGCCCGGAACGCTATTTCGTGGCCGGGCTGCTCCACGACATCGGCCGGCTGGTGCTCTACAAGCGCATTCCCGACGTCTCGGGCGAGGCCTTGGCCCGGGCCGCCGAATCGGGCCGGCATCTGGTCGCGGTGGAACGCGAAACCTTCGGCTTCGACCACGCGGAACTCGGCGGCATGCTGTTGCGCAAATGGCGCTTCCCCGAAAGCCTGGAGCAGACGGTCTGGCGGCACCATGACCCCATGGTCGCGGACCTGCCCCTGGAGCCGGCCATCATCAACGTGGCCGACATGGTCGCCGTGGCCACCCTGCCCGGCGGCAGCGGCGAACGCCTCGTTCCCGAGTTCATTCCCGAGGCCTGGCGGCTGGCCGCCCTCACGCCGTCCGACCTGCCAGAGATCGTGGCCACGGCCGAAAGCCACCTCGAGGTCGTATGCGCCATGTTCGCCTGA
- a CDS encoding bifunctional sulfate adenylyltransferase/adenylylsulfate kinase, giving the protein MNNHAQNLLVHFRHAEEIKAESLSYKSVNLSPRQLFDLELLLSRAYYPLTGYLGRDDFEAVLGSMRLADGTPWPMPVSLDVPAPLGESLTPGDKLALRDQEGFMLAAMTVAEVWPADPVREARAIFDVQDIASHPGARAHVRQTAPFRVSGAVVGLSLPPHVDFPEMRRGPAEVQAVLQQRGWRKVLGCQSDALLHCRHKAMLRQAATDAGASVLLLRAVGDAMAEGAGHFAGIRCARIFADAFPKNLLLLNLLPLPLRTAGPRQALFEALVQKNHGCTHSLVGGRHADPMPPDAPPLYPVGQAQRLVADFADETGIAMVPETPMDYVEEKAQYMPRAQVGPGMTVKHIDAAEFRRRLEFDLDIPDWFTLPEVVAELRAVFPPRSRQGFTLFMTGLSGAGKSTLAKILYVKFMELRTRPVTLLDGDIVRRHLSSELTFTKEHRNLNIARIGFVASEITKNGGIAICAPIAPYASSRNEARSLVAPHGGFVEIHMATPLATCEQRDRKGLYAKARAGIVKGVTGIDDPYEIPEHPEITLDTTNLAPGEAAQEVLLYLEREGYLA; this is encoded by the coding sequence ATGAACAATCACGCGCAGAATCTCCTCGTGCATTTCCGGCATGCCGAAGAAATCAAGGCGGAATCCCTCTCCTACAAATCCGTTAACCTCTCCCCGCGCCAACTGTTCGATCTGGAGCTTCTGCTCTCGCGAGCCTACTACCCGCTGACGGGATACCTCGGCCGGGACGATTTCGAGGCCGTGCTAGGCTCCATGCGCCTCGCCGACGGAACGCCCTGGCCCATGCCGGTGAGCCTCGACGTGCCCGCCCCCCTCGGTGAAAGCCTCACTCCCGGGGACAAGCTGGCCCTGCGCGACCAGGAAGGCTTCATGCTGGCCGCCATGACCGTCGCCGAAGTCTGGCCGGCCGATCCCGTGCGCGAGGCCCGGGCCATCTTCGATGTCCAGGACATCGCCTCCCATCCGGGCGCCCGCGCCCATGTCCGACAGACAGCCCCCTTCCGCGTGAGCGGCGCGGTCGTCGGCCTGTCGCTGCCGCCCCATGTCGATTTTCCCGAGATGCGCCGCGGCCCGGCCGAAGTCCAGGCCGTTCTGCAGCAACGCGGCTGGCGCAAGGTGCTCGGCTGCCAGAGCGACGCGCTGCTCCACTGTCGGCACAAGGCAATGCTGCGCCAGGCCGCCACGGACGCCGGAGCAAGCGTCCTGCTGCTGCGAGCGGTGGGCGACGCCATGGCCGAGGGCGCGGGCCACTTCGCCGGCATCCGCTGCGCCCGCATCTTCGCCGACGCCTTTCCCAAAAATCTGCTGCTGTTAAACCTCCTGCCCCTGCCCCTGCGCACGGCCGGCCCCCGGCAGGCCCTGTTCGAGGCGCTGGTCCAGAAAAACCACGGCTGCACCCACTCCCTCGTCGGAGGCCGGCACGCCGACCCCATGCCGCCCGACGCCCCGCCGCTCTATCCCGTCGGACAGGCCCAACGCTTGGTGGCCGACTTCGCCGACGAAACCGGCATCGCCATGGTCCCCGAAACGCCCATGGACTACGTCGAGGAGAAAGCCCAATACATGCCGCGCGCCCAGGTCGGGCCGGGCATGACCGTCAAACACATCGACGCCGCGGAATTCCGCCGCCGCCTGGAATTCGACCTGGATATCCCGGACTGGTTCACCCTGCCCGAGGTGGTCGCCGAACTGCGCGCCGTCTTTCCCCCACGGTCCAGACAAGGCTTCACGCTCTTCATGACCGGCCTCTCCGGAGCCGGCAAATCCACCCTGGCCAAAATCCTCTACGTCAAGTTCATGGAACTGCGCACCCGGCCCGTCACCCTCCTTGACGGCGACATCGTGCGCCGCCACCTCTCCAGCGAACTGACCTTCACCAAGGAACACCGCAACCTCAACATCGCCCGCATCGGCTTCGTGGCCAGCGAAATCACCAAAAACGGCGGCATCGCCATCTGCGCCCCCATCGCCCCCTACGCAAGCTCGCGCAACGAAGCCCGCAGCCTCGTCGCGCCCCACGGCGGATTTGTCGAAATCCACATGGCCACCCCGCTTGCCACCTGCGAACAGCGCGACCGCAAAGGCCTCTACGCCAAGGCCCGGGCCGGCATCGTCAAAGGCGTCACCGGCATCGACGACCCCTACGAAATCCCCGAACACCCGGAAATCACCCTCGACACCACAAACCTCGCCCCCGGCGAAGCCGCCCAGGAAGTGCTGCTCTACCTCGAACGCGAAGGCTACCTCGCGTAA
- a CDS encoding sensor histidine kinase, giving the protein MTTPGAKFAAISVKRKLLALFGCILAGFLLVFAIDHLETRLIERTLELERLAVSTKIAVLGMRRQEKNYFLRHDQESLTAVRRNQQTAIRDVETIRELDPSHAAPCDAALLLLREYLTSFEAMTDRPAPGGIDAPAARFLERSRDLEHLERVDPALASGLVRLRLLEKRWLVSGAGEPLQGLEAEADGLIAQARSDGPAGDAAAAALSRYRDALAVYAGRLEQVGSTTTAFVAAARALEPMTEALEKRYETRRRDIARQSTLIGWGIQGAVLVLVALAGWAVFRSVAMPLAAIGGHARRVARGEASDLNPADFSGEFHALAKDIGRMETHLLATILDLARKEREAANEARRAREACRRAEDLGRVKANFLSLVSHELKTPLTSMVGFAQVMRKRLERGPLPQAVAGRPELDAEMVRFRDNLDIMLGEGRRLAQMIDNVLELSSLEAGETPLAMGMVSAAEIVDRAVSPFTEVMTEKGLRYACAIPSDLPPLRCDRERLVYVLRHLFSNAVKFTESGHIACRVTREGKMAVISVEDSGPGIPPEKREAVFEKFLQLGDNLTGKMPGLGIGLAAARAVVEYHGGSIRITGEPGKGSTVSVTVPLAEAA; this is encoded by the coding sequence GTGACAACACCCGGGGCGAAATTCGCGGCCATAAGCGTCAAGCGAAAGCTGCTCGCGCTTTTTGGCTGCATTCTGGCCGGATTCCTGCTGGTCTTCGCAATCGACCATCTGGAAACCCGTCTCATCGAACGCACCCTGGAATTGGAACGTCTGGCCGTTTCCACCAAGATCGCGGTGCTCGGCATGCGGCGCCAGGAAAAGAACTACTTCCTGCGCCACGACCAGGAATCCCTGACCGCCGTACGTCGCAACCAGCAAACGGCCATCCGGGACGTGGAAACCATCCGCGAACTCGACCCGTCCCATGCCGCCCCCTGCGACGCCGCCCTGCTCCTTTTACGCGAGTACCTCACCAGCTTCGAAGCCATGACCGACCGGCCCGCCCCCGGGGGCATCGACGCTCCGGCCGCACGGTTTCTGGAGCGATCGCGGGATCTGGAACATCTGGAACGCGTCGATCCGGCCCTGGCAAGCGGCCTCGTCCGGCTGCGCCTGCTGGAAAAGCGCTGGCTCGTCTCCGGCGCGGGAGAACCCTTGCAGGGGCTGGAGGCGGAAGCGGACGGCCTGATCGCCCAGGCCCGGAGCGACGGCCCGGCCGGCGACGCGGCGGCCGCCGCGCTCTCGCGCTACCGCGACGCCCTGGCCGTCTATGCCGGCCGGCTGGAGCAGGTCGGCTCCACCACCACCGCCTTCGTGGCCGCCGCCCGGGCCCTGGAACCCATGACCGAGGCCCTCGAAAAGCGCTACGAAACCCGTCGCCGGGACATCGCGCGGCAATCCACCCTGATCGGCTGGGGCATCCAGGGGGCTGTCCTTGTCCTGGTGGCCTTGGCCGGCTGGGCCGTGTTCCGATCGGTGGCCATGCCCCTTGCCGCCATCGGCGGCCATGCCCGACGCGTGGCCCGGGGCGAGGCGTCCGATTTGAACCCGGCTGATTTTTCGGGGGAATTCCACGCCCTGGCCAAAGACATAGGCCGCATGGAAACCCATCTGCTGGCCACCATCCTCGATCTGGCCCGCAAGGAACGCGAGGCCGCCAACGAGGCCCGGCGCGCCCGGGAAGCCTGCCGGCGCGCCGAGGACCTGGGCCGGGTCAAGGCCAATTTCCTAAGCCTCGTCTCCCACGAGCTCAAAACGCCGCTCACGTCCATGGTCGGTTTCGCCCAGGTCATGCGCAAGCGCCTGGAGCGCGGCCCCCTTCCCCAGGCCGTGGCCGGCCGGCCGGAACTTGACGCCGAAATGGTCCGCTTCCGGGACAACCTGGACATCATGCTCGGCGAGGGACGCCGGCTGGCCCAAATGATCGACAACGTGCTGGAGCTGTCCTCCCTGGAGGCCGGGGAAACGCCGCTGGCCATGGGCATGGTCTCCGCGGCCGAAATCGTGGACCGGGCCGTCTCGCCCTTCACCGAAGTCATGACCGAAAAGGGGTTGCGCTACGCCTGCGCGATTCCTTCCGACCTGCCGCCGCTGCGCTGCGACCGCGAACGCCTCGTCTACGTGCTGCGCCATCTGTTTTCCAACGCCGTCAAATTCACCGAGTCCGGGCACATCGCCTGCCGGGTGACGCGCGAAGGGAAGATGGCCGTCATCAGCGTGGAGGACAGCGGCCCCGGCATTCCGCCGGAAAAACGCGAGGCGGTTTTCGAAAAATTTCTCCAACTCGGCGACAACCTCACCGGCAAGATGCCGGGGCTCGGCATCGGCCTGGCCGCGGCGCGGGCCGTGGTCGAGTACCACGGCGGCTCCATCCGCATCACCGGCGAACCCGGAAAAGGCAGCACGGTGTCCGTCACCGTACCGCTGGCCGAAGCGGCCTAA
- a CDS encoding mechanosensitive ion channel family protein, whose product MDQIREHALSILRDLDTINYLAIATVLCCAWILKKLVDIAIPWVTARLAPGWRLRLLPLIPFLRLVIILGSALLILPMVVRPTAANLIALASIFGIVLGFAFKEYATNLLAGVVVVFEKPYRPGDFVRIGDAYGEVLAVNHRSLRLVTPDDTVVTIPHGVIWKDPVYNANDGKRTLMCVATWRLVPEHDSVRAREILRDMALSSPFLDCDRPVSVIVTETPLGTRYALKAYPVDSRDQFDFLTDLSVRGKAALLAAGFTCATADAAIAPAGNAGFSPG is encoded by the coding sequence ATGGACCAGATACGCGAACACGCCCTGTCCATCCTGCGCGACCTGGACACCATCAACTACCTGGCCATCGCGACCGTTCTCTGTTGCGCCTGGATCCTCAAGAAGCTGGTCGACATCGCCATCCCCTGGGTGACCGCCCGACTGGCCCCGGGGTGGCGGCTGCGGCTTTTGCCCCTGATCCCGTTCCTGCGGCTGGTCATCATCCTGGGCAGCGCCCTGCTCATCCTCCCCATGGTCGTGCGCCCCACGGCCGCCAACCTGATCGCCCTGGCCTCGATCTTCGGCATCGTGCTCGGCTTCGCCTTCAAGGAATACGCCACCAACCTGCTGGCCGGGGTGGTGGTCGTTTTCGAAAAACCGTACCGCCCGGGCGATTTCGTGCGCATCGGCGACGCCTACGGCGAGGTGCTGGCCGTCAACCACCGCAGCCTGCGCCTCGTCACCCCCGACGACACCGTGGTGACCATCCCCCACGGCGTCATCTGGAAGGACCCGGTCTATAACGCCAACGACGGCAAACGCACGCTCATGTGCGTGGCCACCTGGCGCCTCGTGCCGGAGCACGACAGCGTCCGGGCCAGGGAGATCCTGCGCGATATGGCTCTTTCCAGCCCCTTTCTCGACTGTGACCGCCCGGTGTCCGTGATCGTGACGGAAACCCCGCTCGGCACCCGCTATGCGCTCAAGGCCTATCCCGTGGACTCCCGCGACCAGTTCGACTTCCTTACCGACCTCAGCGTGCGGGGCAAGGCCGCCCTGCTCGCCGCCGGCTTCACTTGCGCCACGGCTGACGCCGCCATCGCCCCGGCCGGGAACGCCGGTTTCTCCCCTGGTTGA